One genomic region from Anaerolineae bacterium encodes:
- a CDS encoding DMT family transporter, whose amino-acid sequence MSNINPAISMPKPNLGRAALGALVTGAVATGFAPVFVRLSELGPSATAFWRVALAVPVFWLVLNVERQHTTPPGPHSRAIGYRWLAVAGLFYAFDLAVWHWSLILTTVANATLLTNFAPIFVTLAAWLLFGERFKRMFLLGLVLALAGAIMLIGQSFSLGSQNLLGDILGLVSAMFYGCYLLTVKQLRNHFSAATIMTWGGVTSSSAFLVFAFVSGEHLVAFTLQGWAILIGMALVSQVSGQGLIAYALAHLPASFSAVTLLLQPVVAAFLAWFILAEGLGPWQALGGLVVLAGIWLARRGSR is encoded by the coding sequence ATGAGTAACATTAATCCCGCAATTTCTATGCCCAAACCAAATCTGGGGCGCGCAGCCCTGGGGGCATTGGTCACCGGCGCAGTGGCAACAGGCTTTGCCCCTGTTTTTGTGCGCTTGAGCGAGCTTGGCCCCAGCGCCACCGCCTTTTGGCGCGTGGCCCTGGCCGTGCCTGTATTTTGGCTGGTACTGAATGTTGAGAGGCAGCATACCACTCCACCCGGGCCCCACTCTCGCGCCATCGGTTATCGCTGGCTGGCGGTGGCCGGCCTGTTTTACGCCTTCGATCTGGCCGTGTGGCATTGGTCGCTCATTTTGACCACTGTGGCCAACGCCACTTTGTTGACCAATTTTGCCCCCATTTTTGTCACCCTGGCCGCCTGGTTGTTATTTGGCGAACGCTTTAAGCGAATGTTTCTATTGGGGTTGGTCCTGGCCCTGGCCGGCGCGATCATGCTCATTGGCCAGAGTTTTTCGCTAGGCTCCCAAAATTTACTGGGCGATATATTGGGTTTGGTGTCGGCCATGTTTTATGGGTGTTACCTGCTCACCGTGAAACAACTACGGAACCACTTTTCCGCCGCCACCATTATGACCTGGGGCGGCGTGACCAGCAGCAGCGCCTTTTTAGTTTTTGCCTTTGTCTCCGGCGAGCATTTAGTGGCGTTCACGCTTCAGGGTTGGGCTATTTTAATTGGCATGGCCCTGGTTTCTCAGGTGAGCGGCCAGGGTTTGATTGCTTATGCGCTGGCCCATTTGCCCGCCTCCTTTTCCGCGGTCACGTTGTTGTTGCAGCCGGTGGTGGCGGCTTTTTTGGCCTGGTTTATTCTGGCGGAGGGTTTAGGCCCCTGGCAGGCCCTGGGCGGCCTGGTTGTGCTGGCCGGAATTTGGCTGGCCCGGCGGGGAAGCCG